One window from the genome of Candidatus Hinthialibacter antarcticus encodes:
- a CDS encoding bifunctional oligoribonuclease/PAP phosphatase NrnA has product MNHPSPNPSQDQSCHWAPLVEIIERMNTFVISSHIHPDGDAIGAALALRRMLENYGKDAICYFTHPAGRQLEQFCKPGEIFLHEKDAVDLSDRDLVVMVDASGWDRLGAAGAVLDKHPAPNVCIDHHPEVGEFPGLRIVDTNASSTTVLIYRLLKYMQLSLTKDIAEAIYLGMIVDTINFHLPNTNAETHRIAADCIEAGVKPADVYEPVFGTMRFSRMRLMAEAFANASVLFDGTVGVMFTDLAMVKKCQSDEDDDDGFSDLSRNIEGVKVGIYFRQIDADRVKVSWRTKEPYSIVESARKFGGGGHLRASGAMIHASIEEAKRLVLADMEARVRAGDYV; this is encoded by the coding sequence TTGAACCATCCAAGCCCGAATCCATCGCAAGATCAATCCTGCCATTGGGCGCCATTGGTCGAAATCATTGAGCGCATGAATACGTTTGTGATCTCCAGCCATATTCATCCCGACGGCGACGCCATCGGCGCTGCGTTGGCTCTGCGGCGGATGCTGGAGAACTATGGCAAGGATGCCATCTGTTATTTTACTCATCCCGCCGGGCGCCAGTTAGAACAATTCTGCAAACCGGGCGAGATTTTTTTACATGAAAAAGACGCAGTCGATTTGTCTGACCGCGATTTAGTCGTCATGGTCGACGCCAGCGGTTGGGACCGCCTGGGCGCGGCGGGCGCAGTGCTTGATAAACACCCCGCGCCGAATGTTTGCATCGACCATCACCCCGAAGTCGGCGAGTTCCCCGGGCTGCGCATTGTGGATACCAATGCGTCTTCAACCACGGTGTTGATTTACCGCTTGCTGAAGTATATGCAACTTTCTTTGACGAAAGACATCGCCGAGGCGATTTATCTGGGCATGATCGTCGATACCATTAATTTTCATTTGCCCAATACCAATGCCGAAACCCACCGCATCGCCGCCGACTGCATCGAAGCGGGCGTTAAACCGGCGGATGTGTACGAACCCGTGTTTGGCACCATGCGTTTTTCGCGGATGCGGCTGATGGCGGAGGCGTTTGCTAACGCGTCTGTTCTGTTCGATGGAACCGTCGGCGTGATGTTTACCGATTTGGCGATGGTCAAGAAATGCCAATCCGACGAGGATGACGACGACGGCTTCTCAGACCTCTCGCGCAATATTGAAGGCGTCAAGGTCGGGATTTATTTTCGACAGATTGACGCCGATCGAGTCAAAGTGAGTTGGCGCACCAAAGAACCCTATAGCATCGTCGAGAGCGCGCGCAAATTTGGCGGCGGGGGTCACCTGCGCGCATCGGGCGCCATGATTCATGCGTCGATTGAAGAAGCCAAACGATTGGTGCTGGCGGACATGGAAGCAAGGGTCCGCGCGGGCGACTACGTCTAA
- a CDS encoding NUDIX domain-containing protein, translating into MPSEEQVLVIPRSALEGFLPFRGFRSAQGVDLAAWAPQCSFKPRGPMESDKAYKQIIPYIVLRSGEQAFRYWRTKRGGEDRLHHLYSVGVGGHVNPRDENLFTDETERLEEAAMRELREEVELTHPVELNLVGFLNDDEIEVGQYHLGVVYEAFLPEPQVTLRESALGRGEWKPAHELNDGVDYETWSQFVIDDYLLKS; encoded by the coding sequence ATGCCTTCTGAAGAACAAGTGCTTGTTATCCCCCGGTCTGCGTTAGAGGGGTTTCTGCCGTTTCGCGGATTTCGTTCGGCGCAGGGCGTTGACCTCGCCGCCTGGGCGCCGCAGTGTTCATTTAAGCCGCGCGGGCCGATGGAAAGCGACAAGGCGTACAAACAGATCATCCCTTACATTGTGCTGCGCAGCGGCGAGCAGGCGTTCCGTTATTGGCGCACCAAGCGCGGCGGCGAAGATCGCTTGCATCATTTGTACTCTGTTGGCGTGGGTGGTCATGTCAATCCGCGTGATGAAAACCTGTTTACGGATGAAACCGAGCGTCTGGAAGAAGCCGCTATGCGCGAGTTGCGCGAAGAAGTGGAATTGACGCATCCGGTTGAATTAAACCTGGTCGGGTTTCTCAATGACGATGAAATTGAAGTCGGGCAGTATCATCTCGGCGTGGTCTATGAGGCGTTTCTGCCGGAACCGCAAGTGACGTTGCGTGAATCGGCGCTGGGGCGCGGCGAGTGGAAGCCCGCGCATGAACTCAACGACGGCGTCGATTACGAAACCTGGTCGCAATTTGTGATTGATGATTACCTGCTGAAATCATGA
- a CDS encoding DUF309 domain-containing protein, with the protein MNKIPRLAPDIPFPAYAFIPGKLPHPTRNPEGHSYGHEPEPADALHPERWSQNPHYLFGIDLFNHGYYWEAHEAWEDAWHASGHHTHPGRFLKALIQFTAVGVKALEGRIHGVHTLCKCARRGFISLSLEMMPPNGVYMGLSLAELIRLTHTIDANSQTLPDAAKAILGFELKTVAVEKYLEEKA; encoded by the coding sequence TTGAACAAGATTCCACGTTTGGCGCCGGACATCCCCTTTCCGGCGTATGCGTTTATTCCAGGCAAATTGCCGCACCCGACCCGCAATCCCGAGGGCCATAGTTATGGGCATGAACCCGAACCCGCTGACGCGCTGCATCCCGAACGATGGAGCCAAAACCCCCATTACCTGTTCGGCATCGACCTTTTTAACCACGGCTATTACTGGGAAGCGCACGAAGCCTGGGAAGACGCCTGGCACGCCTCTGGTCATCACACCCATCCCGGGCGATTTTTGAAAGCGCTGATTCAGTTCACCGCCGTGGGCGTGAAAGCGCTCGAAGGCCGCATCCACGGCGTACATACGTTATGCAAATGCGCACGCCGGGGGTTCATCAGTTTATCGCTGGAGATGATGCCGCCGAACGGCGTGTATATGGGGCTTAGCCTTGCGGAACTGATCCGCCTGACGCACACCATTGACGCCAACAGCCAAACCCTGCCCGACGCCGCCAAAGCGATATTGGGTTTTGAATTAAAAACAGTGGCAGTGGAAAAATATCTGGAAGAAAAAGCTTAA
- a CDS encoding type II toxin-antitoxin system RelE/ParE family toxin, which translates to MPDHKYEYYLSPKAVEDLDHIWFYSFENWGIYQADLYIDKLTAAFELLAERPKIAVNCDAFSEGYRRYQVGTHVIYLRQTSYWYSRNPCVA; encoded by the coding sequence ATGCCTGATCATAAGTACGAATATTATCTGTCACCAAAAGCCGTAGAGGATTTAGACCATATTTGGTTTTATTCTTTCGAAAATTGGGGAATTTATCAGGCTGATTTATACATTGACAAACTGACGGCAGCGTTTGAATTGCTCGCCGAACGTCCCAAAATTGCAGTGAATTGTGATGCTTTTAGTGAGGGGTATCGCCGATATCAAGTCGGAACTCATGTGATCTATTTGCGGCAAACTTCTTATTGGTATAGCCGTAATCCGTGTGTTGCATGA
- a CDS encoding type II secretion system protein yields MNRLHKRWLEVVVVIGVFCIILSITLPAFFRNQQAESNAMIFDGMAQILNAVQQYQNEHQQYPAAVSEGKQQIVWDQDGMLLFNNLNYDYLHSFLLCAKPDGLKMPKEFVDLQYSQNFSLDAISLFRNSTNKSLVIAIVANQFNQPPLKQMLIHLDSVVPGQPIIQPHYFFAPSNGLTSRGSMYLDIYGNHSPWVHPPKTELLPCSISDIIVEGVVDE; encoded by the coding sequence ATGAATCGGCTTCACAAGCGTTGGCTTGAAGTTGTGGTCGTCATTGGCGTTTTCTGTATTATCCTTTCTATCACTCTCCCGGCGTTTTTCCGAAACCAGCAAGCCGAATCAAATGCGATGATTTTTGACGGAATGGCGCAAATCCTTAACGCTGTTCAGCAATACCAAAATGAACATCAGCAGTATCCCGCCGCAGTCTCAGAAGGAAAACAGCAAATTGTCTGGGATCAGGACGGGATGCTTTTGTTCAATAACTTGAACTACGATTATCTTCACTCCTTTCTTTTATGCGCAAAGCCGGATGGGCTGAAAATGCCTAAAGAATTTGTGGATTTGCAATATAGCCAAAACTTCTCTCTGGATGCCATATCACTTTTTCGTAATTCCACTAATAAATCTCTTGTGATCGCCATCGTCGCCAACCAGTTCAATCAGCCGCCTTTAAAACAAATGCTCATCCATCTCGACTCTGTTGTTCCCGGCCAACCCATCATTCAACCGCACTATTTTTTCGCCCCGTCGAATGGGCTGACCAGCCGGGGGAGCATGTATCTCGACATCTACGGCAACCACTCGCCTTGGGTCCACCCGCCAAAAACAGAGTTGCTTCCATGTTCCATTAGCGACATTATCGTTGAGGGCGTCGTCGATGAATGA
- a CDS encoding type II toxin-antitoxin system ParD family antitoxin, with translation MSMVKKSITVTEKQAEWVKSKINEGFYGNESEVFRDLIRKEQTRDHELVAIRQALVEGEQSGEPQPFDAARFKETMKIKHA, from the coding sequence ATGAGCATGGTGAAAAAAAGTATTACTGTTACTGAAAAACAAGCAGAGTGGGTCAAATCGAAGATTAATGAAGGCTTTTATGGAAATGAAAGCGAAGTATTTCGTGATCTGATTCGCAAAGAGCAAACGAGAGATCATGAGCTAGTGGCGATACGACAAGCGCTTGTTGAAGGTGAACAAAGCGGTGAGCCTCAGCCTTTTGATGCAGCCCGTTTTAAAGAGACAATGAAGATAAAACATGCCTGA
- a CDS encoding menaquinone biosynthesis decarboxylase, translated as MAYKNLKDFVARLIRENELVEISQSISPVLEMTEIAERVMKSHGPALLFTNPEGSDIPLLINAYGSEKRMAMALGVDHIDEIAERIRKLTKTKPPGTLWEKLAMLMQLKEVAGFAPKKVNTGRCKEIILKGDQASLSDIPVQTCWPKDGGPYITLGQVYTRDPITGIRNVGLYRIQVFDSRTTGMHWQIHKVGASHFREFCKKNQRMPVAVALGGDPALLYGASAPLPPNIDEILFTGFLRQQSVEMVKCETSDIEVPADAEIVLEGWIDPMEQRMEGPFGDHTGYYSLADMYPVFHVECITRARDAIYPSTIVGIPPMEDAFLGQATERIFMPLIQMTFPEIVDMSLPVEGGFHSLAIVAINKSYPGQGFKVAHAFWGTGLLSLTKNIIVVDGHVNVHNPGEVMWRVANNFAAERDLQVVRGPVDVLDNSSEYPGYGSKMVIDATRKLPQEGFNREWPPDIDMTSSVKTKIDELWNQLGIPISLEESKRRQFKIWPEDKA; from the coding sequence ATGGCCTATAAAAACCTAAAAGATTTTGTCGCCCGCTTAATTCGCGAAAATGAATTGGTTGAAATCAGCCAATCCATATCTCCTGTTCTTGAAATGACCGAAATCGCCGAGCGCGTGATGAAGTCGCACGGCCCGGCGTTGTTATTCACCAATCCCGAAGGCTCCGATATCCCGCTGTTGATTAACGCCTACGGTTCTGAAAAACGCATGGCGATGGCGCTGGGCGTTGACCATATCGACGAGATCGCCGAGCGCATCCGCAAACTCACCAAAACAAAACCGCCTGGCACGCTGTGGGAAAAACTGGCGATGCTGATGCAGCTCAAAGAGGTCGCCGGGTTCGCGCCGAAAAAAGTTAACACCGGGCGCTGCAAAGAGATCATCCTCAAGGGCGACCAGGCGAGTCTTAGCGATATCCCCGTGCAAACCTGCTGGCCTAAGGACGGCGGCCCTTACATTACGCTGGGGCAGGTCTACACCCGCGACCCGATTACGGGCATCCGCAATGTGGGGCTGTATCGTATCCAGGTATTTGATTCGCGCACCACGGGGATGCACTGGCAGATTCACAAAGTCGGCGCCTCGCATTTCCGCGAGTTTTGTAAGAAGAACCAGCGCATGCCGGTTGCGGTCGCGCTGGGCGGTGACCCGGCGTTGTTGTATGGCGCTTCGGCGCCCTTGCCGCCCAACATCGACGAGATTTTATTTACCGGATTTCTACGGCAGCAATCCGTCGAAATGGTAAAGTGCGAGACCAGCGACATCGAAGTGCCCGCTGATGCGGAAATTGTGCTGGAAGGTTGGATCGACCCGATGGAGCAGCGGATGGAAGGCCCCTTCGGCGACCATACCGGCTACTATTCGCTAGCGGATATGTACCCCGTATTTCATGTGGAGTGCATCACGCGCGCCCGCGACGCGATTTATCCGTCCACCATTGTCGGCATCCCGCCGATGGAAGACGCCTTCCTGGGGCAAGCCACCGAGCGCATCTTCATGCCGCTGATTCAGATGACGTTCCCTGAGATTGTTGATATGAGCCTTCCGGTTGAAGGCGGGTTTCATAGTTTGGCGATTGTCGCGATTAACAAATCATATCCGGGGCAGGGCTTTAAAGTCGCCCACGCCTTTTGGGGGACGGGTTTGCTCTCGCTGACCAAAAACATCATCGTCGTTGACGGACATGTAAACGTGCATAACCCCGGCGAGGTGATGTGGCGCGTCGCCAACAACTTCGCGGCGGAACGCGACCTGCAAGTGGTGCGCGGCCCGGTCGATGTGTTGGACAACTCGTCGGAGTATCCCGGTTATGGGTCTAAAATGGTAATTGACGCGACCCGCAAATTGCCACAAGAAGGCTTTAATCGCGAATGGCCGCCTGATATTGATATGACCAGCAGCGTGAAAACCAAAATTGATGAACTCTGGAACCAGTTGGGCATCCCCATTTCGTTGGAAGAATCCAAACGTCGCCAGTTTAAAATCTGGCCCGAAGACAAGGCGTGA